The genomic stretch GCGATGCGGATGCCGACGCAGCGGGCCCGGGCTTCGAGGCTGGGATGGGGAGCCTCAGGGAGTGCGGCGACGGCTGCGCGTGTGCGCCCTCATGTCGGAACCGGCGGACTCAGCGCGGCGTCGCTGTGCGGCTGCGCGTCGTGCGTCACCTGCACAAGGGGTGGGGGCTGCACGCCGCGGAGGCCCTCGGCCGTGGGCAGTTTGTGTGCGAGTACGCCGGTAAAGCAGAACACGCCCCTCTCTCTAGTTTCTTTGGGCTTACTTACTATCTGTTTGATTCGCATCGTTAGTTGAACCGATCTGTTACATGCTTCGTAATCTTCCCCGCTAGCGAAATTTTATGGACTGACCGATTCCTCAAAAATCGCTGGACAACGCGGCTCTGTCCCATGACGGACGAACTGAGCGGTGCCTCAGTCCAAACAGATTGTTAAGTACTCTTACTTACCAAACAAACAATTGATCAATGATTACTCGATTGCCAAATGGGCATTATGAACACACCAGAACAAGCTAAACTGTATTGTAATGATGCAcaagattaaaaaaaaattacccTGCCATCTTAGTAGATTGTTAACCATGTTTGTGCTCTCCACATTTCATAGATATATAAATTCTACTTCTCCACTTGTGTTTTCGGTTAGTtggtctatgcttagctttgcATTGGTTGTGTCTCTGTCATAGCTGGAAAGAAACAGGTTCATAGAGGAGTACATGGGCAAGCCCTTTTTAGTTGCCACAGTATCTGTGATTCATGTAAAATACATTTGTAGTCCTGTACAATTTTTAGCCTCGTGCCCTTTGGAAAAAGAACTACAAAAATCATGCCTTTTCAGCATAAGGTGCTGTTGACAACTTGACATACATAACTTTTAATGCGGTAATAGAGCTTAGGTGCATCAGCTCTAAACAGAAAACTTATTCACACATTGAGGTTTATGATTAGTTTTTGACTTTGTGCTGCATTAGAACTTCGCTATTGGAAAAGATTCAGTTAGGAGATTAGCTCGTGAAATATCTTAACTTCATGTAATCATGCCCCTGCATCATTTTAAGCTTATCAAGTTTCAGAAATTCTCCACACAGCTGCTAGCCCAATGATCTTTTATCTCCAGTTTATGAGGTTGCAGTGGGTTTAAAAGGTTGAGTTTTGTTGGTCAGGCATTCTTATGTTTGGCTCATATAGTCATAAAGATCAGTTAATATCCAGAAGTACTGAGCTTGTGCGCTGATATTTGGAAATATAATATTGCTGATTGTTTGCATGCCCGCCTTTCCAGAAATTAcattatttttgttttgtttcccACAGTTGTTCACGTTGAGTTGTGACTGTTGATTAGTGATACCTGTAGTCACTGGTGCTTTCTATTGTGGTCATCTTTGTATTTAAACTGTAGGGGAGTTTTTGACAACGGAAGAAGCGCGGAGAAGGCAGAAGCTGTACGATGAACTTGCCTCTGGTGGCAACCTCTCTCCCGCACTGATTGTCATACGAGAGCACCTCCCTTCTGGTAAAGCATGCTTAAGAGTCAACATTGATGCAACCAAAGTGGGAAATGTGGCTCGCTTTATCAACCATTCATGTGATGGAGGCAACCTGCACCCCGTGCTAGTGAGGAGCTCTGGTTCGTTGCTCCCAAGGCTCTGCTTCTTTGCTTCCAGGGATATTGTCGAGGGAGAAGAGCTCACCTTCAGTTATGGTGATGCTAGGGTTAGGCCCAAGGGTTTGCCATGCTTTTGTGGAAGCTCGGGTTGTTCTGGTGTGCTTCCTTCAGAAGAAACCTAAGAGCTGACACCATCACCTGTGGTGTCTTACAAATGAGAGTTTGATTCTattactgaggccttgtttagttcacccaaaaaccaaaatcttttcaagattttccgtcacattgaatcttacgacacatgcatggagtattaaatatagatgaaaataaaaactaactgcacaatttatctgtaaatcacgagatgaatcttttaagcctagttacttcataattggataatatttgtcaaataaaaatgaaagtgctaaagtttcgaaaacttttcagttttcggaactaaacaaggcctgactttGCAATATCATTGTCTTCAGGAGGAATTCCGTGGCACATTCTTTTTGCCATACTGTAAGTGATGtgtgcaacaaaaaaaaaaaagcggtCAATTTTTGGTGAAAGAACTGGTCATGTTCGTAATGTGGTCCCTTTTGGCTGTTGTGGACATGCTTTTCCTGCTTACAGTTGATTGACAGATTCTTTGACTGTCAATTTTCTCGCAGACACGACAGCCAACCTTGGCATGGCAATGCAGCTTCTGATGATGCTTCTTTTGCAAGACCTCTTCGTTTCTGCTTTTTCCAGTTCCAGGAGACGCTTGTTTCTTCTACACAACTCCTGGTTTCTGCTTGTTTGAGTGAAACACGGCAGAGTTCCTGCAAGATGTGAAACACGGCTGTCCGCCTGAAAGGCACGAATGCGTCACAAATGTGACTTGCGTGGTCTGTACAGTGAGTCGGTGAACCCTGCACTCAGAGCAACTCCAATCCAAGTTCCTAAATTAAAcctttaaatttttatttacatgctatgataaaaaaaataagagcTCAAATTAAGACCCAACTCTAACCCACCTTCTAAACAAGTAGGATAGGGGTTCTAGATGTGATGGGTTGAAACTATAATTTAGGAGGGCATGGAAAATGGGAGCCCAAGTAGGAGGTGACTTGGATttgatttttttgaataagtctctagatttagaatagggaCTTGTTTAGGAGATGGGTTGAAGTTCGCTCTTACACAGGTTTCATGTTTTGATGAGGAAGAATTCAAGAAAGACAGAATTCACATTCGCACCCCCCACCACGTCGTAGGGAGCTCAACGCTTCATCAGAGTATTTGAACAATAACGAACGGGGCTGCTCAGCCTCTGTGCCTTATGTTCCCGCGCCGTGGAATCCG from Sorghum bicolor cultivar BTx623 chromosome 3, Sorghum_bicolor_NCBIv3, whole genome shotgun sequence encodes the following:
- the LOC8079274 gene encoding histone-lysine N-methyltransferase SUVR3, whose amino-acid sequence is MRNPAAPGAVTESAELVLPLLPPQDLAAVASACRALRAAVTGVTARRAADAARGLEPLPIPFRNCVDSKPYAYFLYTPFSLTRLAPGASAPSAQPWGAAWVRPPGPTWPRPNLDGFPSSVCGCACAAAECGGTQCACSDADADAAGPGFEAGMGSLRECGDGCACAPSCRNRRTQRGVAVRLRVVRHLHKGWGLHAAEALGRGQFVCEYAGEFLTTEEARRRQKLYDELASGGNLSPALIVIREHLPSGKACLRVNIDATKVGNVARFINHSCDGGNLHPVLVRSSGSLLPRLCFFASRDIVEGEELTFSYGDARVRPKGLPCFCGSSGCSGVLPSEET